Proteins found in one Sorghum bicolor cultivar BTx623 chromosome 1, Sorghum_bicolor_NCBIv3, whole genome shotgun sequence genomic segment:
- the LOC110432038 gene encoding putative ALA-interacting subunit 2, whose amino-acid sequence MDEASTSASGAATRRAFPPARSGVFYRFTQQNLPAWKPAMTPGCLIAMFLIIGIIFVPFGLLCLQSSNHVAEIIHRYDVDCVPNAYRGNRQAYIKDSSILKNCTLQAKVLEHMRAPIYVYYELENFYQNHRRYIKSRSDKQLRFGAKYTAESCSPVQWDNNGSPIVPCGLIAWSLFNDTYDFTRGSKEIKVNRKNISWKSDREHKFGRDVFPSNFQNGTLIGGGKLDPTVPLSEQEDLIVWMRTSALPKFRKLYGVIEDDLHADETITILIGNNYNTYTFGGKKSIVLSTASWLGGKNNFLGHAYIVTGSLSIFISILFALIHVKYPRPQGDPNCLSWNRKNSNS is encoded by the exons ATGGACGAAGCCAGCACCTCCGCGTCCGGCGCCGCGACGAGGCGCGCCTTCCCGCCGGCAAGATCGGGAG TTTTCTATAGGTTCACCCAGCAGAATCTCCCAGCTTGGAAGCCAGCAATGACACCTGGATGT TTAATAGCCATGTTCTTGATTATTGGAATCATTTTCGTACCTTTTGGGCTTCTTTGTCTCCAAAGTTCAAATCAT GTTGCAGAAATCATTCACCGCTATGATGTTGACTGTGTACCTAATGCTTACAGAGGAAATAGGCAAGCTTATATTAAGGACAGCTCGATTTTAAAGAACTGTACTCTGCAAGCGAAG GTTCTGGAACACATGAGAGCACCAATTTATGTTTATTATGAACTCGAGAATTTCTATCAGAATCATCGCAG GTATATCAAAAGTAGAAGTGATAAACAGCTGCGGTTTGGGGCGAAATACACGGCTGAGTCGTGCAGTCCTGTTCAGTGGGATAATAATGGTTCCCCAATTGTCCCCTGCGGCTTGATTGCCTGGAGCTTATTCAATGATACCTATGATTTTACTCGTGGGTCCAAGGAAATAAAGGTCAACAGAAAAAACATTTCATGGAAGAGTGATCGGGAGCATAAGTTTGGCAGAGATGTGTTTCCTTCCAACTTTCAGAATGGAACCTTGATTGGAGGGGGAAAACTCGACCCTACTGTCCCA ctgAGTGAGCAGGAAGATCTTATTGTGTGGATGCGGACTTCTGCTCTTCCCAAGTTTCGAAAGCTGTATGGTGTAATTGAAGACGATCTACATGCCGATGAGACCATAACCATTCTCATAGGAAATAATTACAACACCTACACTTTTGGTGGAAAGAAAAGCATAGTTCTTTCGACTGCATCCTGGCTAGGTGGCAAGAATAACTTCCTTGGACATGCTTATATTGTCACTGGTTCATTGAGCATCTTCATATCAATCCTCTTTGCTCTGATTCATGTGAAGTACCCAAG GCCCCAAGGTGACCCTAATTGCCTATCCTGGAACAGGAAAAACAGCAATAGCTAA
- the LOC8084146 gene encoding uncharacterized protein LOC8084146 isoform X1: MREEVRSSSGAVAETPMAVARSSSPPQTPVASFDAGGTAMDSAPSCRPWEHGDLLRRLATFKPSTWASKPKAASSLSCAQRGWVNVDLDKIECESCGAHLIFNALTSWSPVEVANAGESFAEQLDATHHNSCPWRGNNCADSLVQLHLTQSALIGGFKDRCDGLLQFTSLPVIAPSAIENMKLSRSAQIDRLLSQSITFLSGILGCRAESTAGIDIHQDFSCSYSQAQKLISLCGWEPRWLPNVQDCEENSTHSAKNAPSVGPDERFYPHFVEHNKNSFSASAKKDKGKGKLPVGDSGCSMRSPLLDCNLCGATVRMRDFRPVLRPSRFSPNNIDVPETGRKLTLTRGVSATSGINEWVTDGVDRGQDEGRDEAATDEGKPLSLVGVDLNLSMAGGLPSPQSAMPAMSERFNNGGMGRDLMIGEPTGSEVGDCETSYESRGPSSRKRNLEGGGSTADNPQDRLQHADSIEGNFIDRDGEEVDDDAEQDSDVPNKKSRGFDLFDAYRPSSGAGPSRNLSFDPDPDAGMFSHSRAIDLAAVERLTARDSLRASSVIAMHTIHTSEEDSMESVEYYLGNGNDIDMPSSSAQRNIEMNDALDLNYSNQAQQSANAHAGAGSDAREIGGSSTNEGEEVINAETAPAFGRDQLSLGISGGSVGMGASHEAEIHGNAASLHRAESVVGDVEPIAELTETMGQTGESAPGPGLMDEFVPEVDREEPHGDSQDTVSRSVGQADSGSKIYGYTKADSIESGEKIGHATGNGSSMRPSLSCNAGTCGAFDLSKDDGTQTSKILTTDDALMGLDYDPGNGLGATNGENDYESGLLEFDPVNHHNSYCPWVNRNVVVACCNNIGSSSSSSAPSGWQLTIDAVDTYQSLGQAQNQIMQSDSAASLYMDDQITRNHKVGRRPSVSRSFGKC; encoded by the exons ATGCGAGAGGAGGTGAGGAGCTCGTCGGGGGCGGTGGCAGAAACGCCGATGGCCGTcgcccggtcctcgtcgccgcCGCAGACCCCGGTGGCCAG TTTTGATGCAGGTGGAACTGCTATGGATTCTGCACCATCATGTAGGCCATGGGAACATGGAGACTTGCTTCGCCGACTGGCAACATTTAAGCCTTCAACTTGGGCTTCTAAACCGAAG GCTGCTAGTTCATTGTCCTGTGCTCAGAGAGGTTGGGTGAACGTTGACCTGGACAAAATTGAATGTGAGTCATGTGGTGCACATCTAATCTTCAATGCATTGACATCCTGGTCCCCTGTTGAAG TTGCAAATGCTGGAGAATCCTTTGCCGAGCAGCTTGATGCAACACACCATAATAGTTGTCCCTGGAGAGGCAATAACTGTGCTGACAGCTTGGTCCAACTTCATCTTACACAATCAGCTCTTATTGGAGGGTTTAAAGATCGCTGCGATGGGCTTTTACAGTTTACCTCACTTCCTGTGATTGCACCATCTGCAATTGAGAACATGAAGCTTTCCAGGAGCGCACAAATTGATCGTCTGTTGTCCCAGTCAATTACCTTTTTATCTGGTATTCTGGGCTGCAGAGCAGAGAGTACAGCAGGAATTGATATCCACCAAGATTTCTCTTGTAGCTACTCTCAA GCACAGAAGCTCATAAGCCTGTGTGGATGGGAGCCTAGGTGGCTTCCAAATGTTCAAGACTGTGAAGAAAATTCAACGCATTCAGCTAAAAATGCACCGTCAGTTGGACCTGATGAACGGTTCTATCCCCATTTTGTTGAACATAACAAAAATTCATTTTCTGCATCAGCCAAGAAAGATAAGGGGAAAGGCAAATTGCCTGTTGGAGATTCTGGATGCAGCATGAGGTCACCGTTATTAGATTGTAACCTGTGTGGAGCTACAGTCAGGATGCGGGACTTTAGACCTGTATTACGTCCTTCTCGTTTTAGTCCGAATAACATTGATGTGCCTGAAACAGGCAGAAAGCTAACACTGACACGTGGAGTTAGTGCCACCAGTGGTATCAATGAGTGGGTTACTGATGGGGTCGACAGAGGTCAAGATGAAGGGCGTGATGAAGCAGCAACAGATGAGGGAAAACCACTGTCACTTGTTGGAGTAGACCTAAACCTATCAATGGCTGGAGGATTACCGTCACCTCAATCTGCCATGCCTGCTATGTCAGAGCGGTTCAATAATGGAGGAATGGGAAGGGACCTGATGATTGGAGAGCCTACAGGCAGTGAAGTAGGTGATTGTGAAACCTCATATGAGTCTCGTGGTCCGAGTTCAAGGAAGCGTAACCTTGAGGGAGGTGGGAGCACAGCTGACAATCCACAAGATAGGCTGCAGCATGCTGATAGCATAGAAGGAAATTTCATTGATCGTGATGGTGAGGAAGTTGATGATGATGCTGAACAAGATTCAGATGTCCCAAATAAGAAGTCCCgtgggtttgatctgtttgatgCCTATCGTCCTTCTTCTGGAGCTGGTCCCAGTAGAAACTTGTCCTTTGACCCTGATCCGGATGCTGGTATGTTCAGTCATTCAAGAGCAATTGACCTGGCAGCTGTTGAGCGTCTGACTGCTAGGGATTCTCTAAGAGCATCTTCTGTTATTGCAATGCATACTATTCATACTTCTGAGGAAGATTCTATGGAGAGTGTTGAGTATTATCTAGGTAATGGTAATGAtatcgatatgccttcttctagTGCACAAAGGAACATTGAAATGAATGATGCCTTGGATCTTAACTATAGCAACCAAGCACAGCAAAGTGCTAATGCACATGCTGGTGCTGGAAGCGATGCAAGAGAAATAGGAGGAAGCAGTACAAATGAAGGGGAGGAAGTCATTAATGCTGAAACAGCTCCTGCTTTCGGAAGGGATCAACTTAGTTTAGGAATTAGTGGTGGCAGTGTTGGCATGGGAGCTAGTCATGAGGCTGAAATTCATGGAAATGCTGCTTCTCTGCACAGAGCTGAGAGTGTTGTAGGTGATGTCGAACCTATTGCTGAGCTTACTGAGACAATGGGTCAGACTGGTGAATCAGCTCCAGGACCTGGATTAATGGATGAATTTGTACCTGAAGTAGATCGAGAAGAACCTCATGGAGACAGCCAAGATACGGTGTCTCGGTCAGTCGGCCAAGCCGACAGTGGATCAAAAATATATGGCTATACCAAAGCTGATTCTATTGAAAGTGGAGAAAAGATAGGTCATGCCACCGGTAATGGAAGCAGCATGCGTCCTTCCCTTTCTTGCAATGCAGGGACGTGTGGTGCTTTTGATCTGTCTAAAGATGATGGGACACAAACTAGCAAAATACTTACTACTGATGATGCATTAATGGGGTTAGATTATGATCCTGGGAATGGATTAG GAGCTACTAATGGAGAAAATGACTATGAATCGGGTCTGCTGGAATTTGATCCTGTTAATCATCACAATAGTTACTGCCCATGGGTGAACAGAAATGTTGTAGTGGCTTGCTGTAACAACATTGGCTCCAGCTCAAGTAGTTCAGCGCCCTCTGGTTGGCAGTTAACAATAGATGCAGTTGACACGTACCAATCACTTGGTCAAGCTCAAAATCAAATAATGCAATCTGATTCTGCAGCTTCATTATATATG GATGATCAAATAACTCGTAACCACAAGGTAGGGAGACGGCCTTCTGTGAGCAGAAGCTTTGGGAAGTGCTGA
- the LOC110432039 gene encoding uncharacterized protein LOC110432039, producing the protein MASPCRRRQAPLRPPRPCPYLCVKLHHHAGVSRGAVLAAQRPRPATSSPLPSPRRASTTAGRVDATARPSLCLATVGVAAATTPSAPAPLRVYDGVDREPPCCHGAYLVEPTRRRQSHRCRAPGTRASPFAEHPMRPVAAATPGHRHGHRVSAGRGDRDPDHDAVLILPR; encoded by the coding sequence ATGGCCTCGCCCTGCCGACGCCGCCAAGCACCACTGCGCCCGCCTCGGCCGTGCCCCTACCTCTGTGTCAAGCTTCATCACCACGCGGGGGTCAGCCGCGGTGCCGTCCTCGCTGCGCAGCGGCCTCGCCCGGCGACGTCGAGCCCGCTGCCCTCGCCGCGTCGAGCTTCGACCACGGCCGGCCGCGTGGACGCCACAGCCCGGCCGAGCCTCTGCCTCGCCACCGTGGGAGTCGCcgcggccacgacgccttcagCCCCGGCGCCCCTCCGCGTCTACGACGGTGTCGACCGCGAGCCCCCGTGCTGTCATGGAGCTTACCTCGTCGAGCCGACACGCCGTCGACAGAGCCACCGATGCCGCGCGCCGGGCACCAGAGCAAGCCCCTTCGCCGAGCACCCGATGCGCCCCGTTGCCGCGGCCACGCCAGGACATCGCCATGGTCACCGCGTCAGCGCCGGCCGTGGTGATCGCGACCCCGACCACGACGCCGTGCTCATCTTGCCACGGTGA